One genomic region from Nilaparvata lugens isolate BPH chromosome 3, ASM1435652v1, whole genome shotgun sequence encodes:
- the LOC111050140 gene encoding phospholipid phosphatase 6 isoform X1, which translates to MMGEQKRVPPKSIQKLLKVDAYLTNLFCTLADKFVPLRSLRTHYKVLEVSCHGLVWFGCWLASIWILWQPSLFEMQVNFYLGLIIDVVAVAVLKATVRRARPAVNKDDMFMTLGPDKYGFPSGHVSRAVFITCFFTHLYPLSIIFYPPLLAWSVSVSVSRILLRRHHILDVLAGALLGFLEIGLLSLLWLSKDSSIWLVSYISDEKIEGGEYHV; encoded by the exons ATGATGGGGGAGCAAAAGCGCGTACCTCCTAAATCAATACAAAAGTTACTGAAAGTTGATGCCTACTTAACGAACTTGTTTTGCACATTAGCTGACAAGTTTGTACCACTGCGGTCTTTGAGAACTCATTACAAAGTGTTGGAG GTGTCATGTCACGGTTTGGTCTGGTTCGGTTGCTGGCTTGCCTCCATCTGGATATTATGGCAGCCTTCTCTTTTTGAAATGCAAGTCAATTTTTATTTAG GTCTTATCATAGACGTGGTAGCCGTAGCTGTGTTGAAGGCAACGGTGCGTAGGGCGCGGCCAGCGGTCAACAAAGACGATATGTTCATGACGTTGGGGCCCGACAAGTATGGATTCCCATCAG GCCACGTGTCCCGCGCTGTCTTCATCACGTGCTTCTTCACGCACCTCTACCCGCTCAGCATCATCTTCTACCCGCCACTCCTTGCCTGGTCGGTTTCTGTCTCAGTGTCGAGGATCTTGCTTCGCAGACATCACATCCTTGACGTTCTTGCCGGTGCATTACTTGGTTTCTTGGAGATTGGCTTGTTATCTCTGTTATGGCTCAGCAAAGACTCATCAATTTGGTTGGTATCGTACATATCAGATGAGAAAATCGAAGGAGGAGAATACCATGTATGA
- the LOC111050140 gene encoding phospholipid phosphatase 6 isoform X2, translating to MMGEQKRVPPKSIQKLLKVDAYLTNLFCTLADKFVPLRSLRTHYKVLEVSCHGLVWFGCWLASIWILWQPSLFEMQVNFYLGLIIDVVAVAVLKATVRRARPAVNKDDMFMTLGPDKYGFPSGHVSRAVFITCFFTHLYPLSIIFYPPLLAWSVSVSVSRILLRRHHILDVLAGALLGFLEIGLLSLLWLSKDSSIWLVSYISDEKIEGGEYHV from the exons ATGATGGGGGAGCAAAAGCGCGTACCTCCTAAATCAATACAAAAGTTACTGAAAGTTGATGCCTACTTAACGAACTTGTTTTGCACATTAGCTGACAAGTTTGTACCACTGCGGTCTTTGAGAACTCATTACAAAGTGTTGGAG GTGTCATGTCACGGTTTGGTCTGGTTCGGTTGCTGGCTTGCCTCCATCTGGATATTATGGCAGCCTTCTCTTTTTGAAATGCAAGTCAATTTTTATTTAG GTCTTATCATAGACGTGGTAGCCGTAGCTGTGTTGAAGGCAACGGTGCGTAGGGCGCGGCCAGCGGTCAACAAAGACGATATGTTCATGACGTTGGGGCCCGACAA GTATGGATTCCCATCAGGCCACGTGTCCCGCGCTGTCTTCATCACGTGCTTCTTCACGCACCTCTACCCGCTCAGCATCATCTTCTACCCGCCACTCCTTGCCTGGTCGGTTTCTGTCTCAGTGTCGAGGATCTTGCTTCGCAGACATCACATCCTTGACGTTCTTGCCGGTGCATTACTTGGTTTCTTGGAGATTGGCTTGTTATCTCTGTTATGGCTCAGCAAAGACTCATCAATTTGGTTGGTATCGTACATATCAGATGAGAAAATCGAAGGAGGAGAATACCATGTATGA